The Candidatus Omnitrophota bacterium genome segment AAGATTTATATCCCAGGAGATATTTCTTCAGCAGCTTTTTTTATGGTGTTGGCGGCAATAATTCCGAGGTCTCAAGTTGTTGTTGAGCAGGTGAGCCTTAACCCTAGCCGCAGCGGGATAATTAACATTCTTAAAAGAATGAATGCTAAAATTAAAGTTATGCCGCTTCATAAAAATAAATTACAAGGATCTGAGCCTGTTGGAAATATTATAATAAGTAGCAGCAAGCTGAAGAACATTATAATTGATTCTTTTGAAATTCCCTCTTTAATTGATGAATTGCCAATTCTTATGGTGGCTGCTTGTTTTGCTCAGGGTAAAACTATAATTAAAGGGGTAAGCGAGTTAAGAGTTAAGGAGACAGATCGTATTAATTCTATGGTGAGTAATTTAGGACGTATGGGCGCAGATATTGAAATTAACAAAAATAATTTGGGGGAAAATTTAATCATAAAAGGTAAAGGAAATCTTTGTGGCGCAAACCTTAAGAGTTTCGGAGATCATCGCACTGCCATGAGTATGGTAGTAGCGGCTCTTGCTGCAGAAGGCAGCTCTAAGATCGATGATATCAGTTGTATCAGTAAATCCTTTCCAGGTTTCTTAGGCGCATTGAATAGTTTATTAAAAAATAAGCCTGATTAAATTTGGTAAGTTTTTATTTGACATTGGGTTCAATCTTTGTTAAAATCCTCCTACTGCGTAATTAACACCCCGTGCTTATAAAACATTCGGTTTAAATGGAATTGTATTGATGCCCCCTTTGTGGGGAGGAGATAATATGGGAAGTTTGAGCCAACAGTTAAAAAGAGCAGTTAATTATGTTTTAGGTCTTTTTTCCAATGACATGGGAATTGATTTGGGGACAGCTACAACTTTAGTTTTTGTTAAGGGTGAAGGTGTAGTACTTTGTGAGCCTTCTGTTGTGGCTATTGAACGCGGTACTTCGCATGTCTTAGCTGTAGGTGATGAAGCCAAGCGTATGCTTGGACGTACTCCCGGTAATATTATCGCCATTAGGCCGATGAAAGATGGAGTCATTTCTGATTTTGAAATTACCGAAGCTATGCTTCGGTATTTTATTAAGAAGGTGCATCACCGTAAAGTTTTAGTAAGGCCCAGAATCGTTATTGCAATTCCTTCAGGAATAACTGAGGTAGAAAAACGGGCGGTAAAGGATTCTGCAGAGCGCGCTGGAGCAAGAGAGGTATTTTTGATTGAAGAGCCGATTGCCGCGGCTATTGGCGTAGGGCTGCCTATTCAGGAACCGGTTGGTAATATGATTATCGATATAGGAGGCGGAACTACGGAGCTTGCGGTAATATCATTAGCGGGAACAGTTTTTTCAAAATCTATCCGTATTGGCGGGGATGAGATGAATGAAGCAATAATCGAGTATCTTAAAAAAACATATAATCTTATGATTGGCGAACGATCCGCAGAGGATATCAAAATAAAGATTGGATCAGCTTATCCTTTAGAAGAAGAGATGAGTATGGAGGTAAAGGGAAGAGATTTGGTTGCTGGGCTTCCTAAAACTGTGACCATTACTAGTGAAGAGATACGAGAGTCTCTCCAGGAACCATTGCGTGCGATACTGGAAGTTACAAAAGTTTCGTTAGAGAGGACTCCTCCGGAGTTAGCCGCTGATTTGATTGATCACGGTATTGTCATGGCTGGAGGAGGTTCATTATTAAGAGGGTTAGATAAATTAATTTCTGAAGAGACTGGCCTTCCTGTACATATAACCGATGATCCAATTACTGCCGTTGCCAATGGAACAGGAATCGTGCTTAGCGAAATTCAGTATCTTAAGAAAGTAACCGTATCGGTGAAAACCGAAGTACGTAATTAAATCTTCCTACAAGGAGATACTGGCGTAATTCTTCGCCGTCAGCGAACACTGGCCTAATTCTTTTAAGGGTCAGGTGCTGTTAGCGCCAGGTGTAAAGCCAGCCATTGATTCCCGGTTAAATGTGTTTAAGTTATCCCGCAAAACCCTAATCAGTTTTATTCTTATTGCCTCTTGTTTATTTCTGATTTCCAATACTCTATCTTGTTTTAAAAATTCTATTCAAGGTGTTTTTACCCCTGGGCTTTCTTTTGTTGGTTTACTTAAGCATGAACTTTCCGGTATTATATTTTATCATCGTAATATGATTCAAGCTGAAAATTTAAACGCGCAAGTCGGTGCGTTACGATGGCAATTATCTAATCTGCAGGAACTTAATCAGGAAAATGCCCGCCTGAAGGGGCTGCTTAATTTTAAACAAAAATCTCCTCTGCGCTTGGTTGCCGCCAGGGTAATTGCCCGCTCGCTTGAGGCCTGGTCCTGTAGTGTAATTATTGATAAGGGAAAAAATAATAGAATAAGGCCAGGGATGGCGGTAATTGATCTTCAAGGATTGGTGGGTAGGGTAGTGGAAAGTTTAGATAATGCCAGTAAAGTGTTGTTGATCAATGATTCCAGCCAAGGTATTTCAAGTATTGTGCAGCGTAGTCGTCAAGAAGGGTTAGTTAGCGGGACTCTTGGCTCAAACTTAATTATGCGCTATCTTCCTGAAGATGCGCAGATTACCGTTGGTGACCTGGTTATTACCTCTGATTTAAGCCAAATTTATCCTAAGGGTTTAGTGATCGGCAAAGTGATTAATATAGGCAGCGATTTTTCCGGGCTCAACCGATTCGCGGTAGTTAAGCCTGCAGTGGAACTTGCCAATATTGAAGAGGTATTTGTAATTATTCCATGAAAAAATGGTTTTTTTTATTAGTTATAATTGCACTGGTTTCTTTACAATTAACTTGGCCGGTTTTTTTAAGTTTTTTTAATTGTAAACCGGATTTTCTTTTGGTTTTAGTTGTGGCTTTAGTTTTTTATTTGGATTTTAAGATTGCTTTAGTTTTTGCTCTTTTAACAGGCTTAACTAAGGATGCGTTTTTACCAGGGTTTTTTGCGGTTAATACAATTCTGTTTTGTATATGGAGTTATTTGGTCCATCTTTTGAGCAGGCAAATATCTACCGAAAATGGCTATGTAAGAGTTGCAATAGTGCTGATTGCAGCTTTATTAAATAATATTATCAGCGGCCTGCAAATTATAAACTCCGGTTTAATAATTCCCCCGGCTATATTTTTACGTAACCTCATTATCTCTTCAACTTATACAGCAACAGTATCACCTTTAATTTTTAAGTTTACTAAAAAAATAGTTTCATAATTTCTTAAATATGGGAAGAAAGGGTATTTTAAATTTAATAATTATTTTCTTGTTCGGTGTTTTAATGGTTGGACTCCTGAACCTGGATGTGCTGCAGGGGGCTAAATTCCGTATGTTAAGCGACAACAATTCAATTCGCCTGATACCGCAACCTGGAGCAAGAGGAAATATTTTAGACCGAAATGGCCAGGTTATCGTAGATAATAAGATCTCTTATGATGTAATGATTTTACCGCAGGAACTAGACCATGTTGATTATGTTTTAACCAGGTTAAGCCATATATTGAGCATAGAAGCCGCGCAGTTAAAGGCAGCATTTAAGAAGAATTTTATTTCTTCCAGTGTTCCGGTTACCGTAACTAGTAATATCGATCTTAAAAAAGCAATATTACTCGGAGAGTACAGGGCAGAAGAGCCTAGTATTATTATAACAACCAGGCCTTTGCGACATTATCCGTATGGCGCTTTAGCATCCCATGTTTTGGGTTATGTTAACCAGATTGATCGTTGGCGCCTGACTAAATTGGAAGATTATGGATATAAGACTAAAGATATTGTGGGTTTTGGTGGGGTAGAGGAAAGGTATGATTATTATTTACGGCAGGAGGAAGGAGGCTTATCTGTTGAGGTAAACCACCGAGGTAAAGTCACGCGTGTTTTAGGTTTCCAGTCTCCATCTAATGGTAAGGATATTGAGCTTACAATAGATCTTAAGATTCAGAAAATTGTAGAAGACTGTTTGGATGAAAAAAAGGGGAGTGTAATTTTAATGGATCCTTTGAACGGCCAGATTTTGGCAATGGCCAGCTATCCTAATTTTAATCCAGCTGTTTTTGTAAATAACCGTTCTAGTCTTATTGCCGGATTATTTAACAATCCCGATGCTCCGTTAATTAACCGGGCAATCAGTTCGAGTTATCCTCCTGCATCAATATTTAAAGTAGTTGTATCAAGTGCTGCTCTTGAATTAAAAAAAATAAATACTACTACTAGTTTTTTTTGCCAGGGTTCAACTATGGTTGGAACAAGAAAATTTTCCTGTTGGGAAACGCATGGAGAGCAGAATGTATTCCAGGCTATCGCCCATTCTTGTGACGTATTTTTTTATAAATCCGGGCTACTTTGCGGAGCGCAAAATATTCATGATTATGCTTTGAAACTGGGGTTGGCTAAAATTACAGGGCTTGAGCTTCCATATGAGACAAGTGGTTTTATTCCCTCTCCCTTATGGAGAAAGATAAATAAATTTCAAAGCTGGTTTGATGGGGATACCGCAAACTTTGCAATTGGACAGGGTGATTGTTTGGTTACGCCTTTACAGGTGACCAATATGATGGCGGCCTTTGCCAATGGCGGATTTCTAACAAGTCCTTATATTGTTAAAGCTATAGGAGGATTGGATTTTAGCGCAAAAAAGAAAAAATTAATGCTAGTAAATTTTAAAAAGAGTACTTTTAATATAGTAAACAATGGATTGGCCAGGGTGGTATCTGATGCAAAAGGTACCGGCAATGTTTTATCGACGTTGCCTGTAAGAGTTGCCGGCAAAACCGGCACTGCCCAGGTGCTTCGGAAGACTACTCATGCATGGTTTGCGGGTTATTTCCCGGTTGAAAAACCTAAATTTGTAATCTGTGTTTTTTTAGAAAACGGTGGCCCAGGGTATGCCGCTAGCGTTATTGCTAAACAAATCATTGAGGAGATGAACAATCAAGGGTTAATATGAAGAATTCATTCTTTAGAATTTTAACTTTTGCTCTAATTATTTCTTTGCTGGGAGTCTTGTCTATTTACAGCAGTACTTATCAGAAACAAGGGGTTTGGCAGGATATATACATGCGTCAGTTGCTTTGGTTGGTAATTGGCCTAGTTTGTTTCTTTCTCGTTTGTGGATTCAATTACCGTAAACTATGGGATGCAAACTATCTAATCTATGGGGGAGCTCTATTTTTTCTATTTTTAGTTTTTATCCTTGGTATCATAAGATTAGGGGCGCAGCGTTGGCTTAGGTTCGCCTGGTTTAATTTTCAACCATCGGAGTTTGCAAAATTGGCAATTATAATATTTTTGGCCCGCTATTTTAGCCGTAAATCTGTTGATGATACTTCATTGATGAGCGGAAAGTTTGGTATTTTTCAGGGAATAATCCTACCGTTTATATTTGTAGCAGTCCCAATGTTATTGATTATTGAACAACCGGATTTAGGTAGTGGAATAATGCTAATGCTGGTTTTTGTTTGCTTGCTCTATCTTACCAATGTTCGGTTAAGATATATATTTATCTTTCTAATTTTATTAGTTTTGCCTCTGCCTTTTTTATGGAATTTCTTGCATGATTATCAGAAGCAGAGGTTATTGGTGTTTCTTAACCCAAATATAGATCCACTGGGCGCCGGATATACGATAATTCAATCACGCATAGCCATTGGTTCCGGAGGCTTCTTTGGCCGGGGTTGGTTGAGTGGCACTCAAAGTCAACTATATTTTTTACCCGAATCGCATACGGATTTTATTTTTGCCACTTTTTCTGAACAGTGGGGTTTCTTGGGAAGCCTGTTGCTTATATGCCTGTATTATTTAATTATACGTCAAGGTTTCGTTATCGCTCAGAGGACGCAAGATGCATTTGGAAGGCTGCTTGCTTATGGAATATCTCTTTTATTGGCATTACAGGTGTTTATTAATATCGCTATGAACATGGGGTTGGCTCCTGTAGTCGGTTTGCCCTTACCGTTAATGAGTTACGGTGGCTCAAGTATAGTGGTAACCTTTATTGCTTTAGGTGTTTTGGTAAATATCGATCGAACTAGGAATGTTTTTTAAATAAAGGGGACGGTTCTCTGCGAGAACCGTCCCCAGATTTAAATCGAGAAATTCATTTATGATTGAAGACTTATTAACTAATGTACACCGGCCCGGCCAATATATGGGCCGCGAATGGAATGTATCCAAAAAAGATTTTGATTCTTCTTTTATGAGTTTTGCTTTGGGTTTTCCGGATTTATACGAAGTGGGGATGAGTAATTTAGGCCTGCGCATTATCTATGGTGTTTTAAATAATATAGATGATGTAGTTTGCGAGAGGTTTTTTGCTCCTGAAGCTGATATGGAAGCTTCATTAAGGGCTAGAAGCCAGCGCCTTTTTTCTTTGGAATCAAACCAGGAATTGATTAATTTTGATATGTTTGGGTTTTCTCTTGGTTCAGAGTTAAATTATACTAATGTGTTGAATATTTTAGAGCTTGCCGGGTTGCCGCTGCAATCTTCGTTACGCGATAATCGGTTTCCCTTAGTTATCGGAGGAGGCCCTACTACTCTTAATCCGGAACCCATTGCTGATTTTTTTGATTTATTTATCATCGGTGAAGCAGAGGAAGCTATTCTAGAGCTTCTAACTTCATATCGGAATCTTAGGAAAGATTATAAAAGCGGCCGGCTCTCAAAAGAGAATCTTTTAATTGAGTTTTCTAAAATAGAGGGAGTCTATGCGCCTTCACTGTACTCGGTTGATTACAATGCAGCTGGCCAGCTGGTTGCTTTTTATCCGAAGTTGGCTAATGTGCCCGGAAAAATCAAGAAACGGGTAGTGGCCGACTTCGAATCATCTTATTATCCTTGTAATTGGATTGTACCAAATGTTGCGTTAATACATGACCGGATTACTTTAGAGATTATGCGTGGTTGTCCTAATCGCTGTCGTTTTTGCCAGGCCAGATCTCAATATTATCCCCTGAGAATAAAAAGTAAAGAAAAACTGGTTTCATTAGCTAATCTTGCTTATGCTTCTACTGGCTATGAGGAATTATCTTTAGCTGGTTTATCCGTAAGTGATTACCCTGATTTAGAGAATCTTGTTTCTGATTTAACTAAAACCTTTAAAGAGCAGGGAGTTAATTTATCTCTGCCTTCACTAAAAGCAAAAGCTTTGTTAGGTAATGTGTCTACGTTGATCGCCAAGATTAAAAAAACCGGCCTTACTTTTGCTCCTGAAGCAGGGACTCAGCGATTGCGTCAGTCTTTGGCTAAAGATTTTTCCGAGGAAGAATTTTTTAAGGCTATTGAAGCCGCTTATAAGTGCGGATACCAGCATTTAAAATTATATTTTCTTATCGGTTTACCCACAGAGACACAAGCTGATTTACAGGGAATAATTGATTTTGCAAAGGAGGCATCGGAATTAAAAAGAAGAATAAATACCTCACCGGCCCAAATTAATATTAGTGTAAACCCGTTAATCCCTAAACCTCATACGCCTTTACAATGGTTAAAAATGGATTCAATTACCCAGATAAAAGAAAAACAAGATTATTTAAGGAGTCATTGTAAAAACAGGAGGCTTAAATTTAGTTTCCATAATTCACAAATGGGTTTTTTGGAAGGAGTCCTTTCTAGGGGGGATAGGAGGTTGAGTAAGGTTATTCTGGCAGCCTATAGAAAAGGGGCAAAATTTGATGCCTGGTCGAATTATTTTTTATTTTCTAAATGGCTGGAAGCATTCTCAGAAGAAGGGATTGACCCACAGGCATATCTTGATGACAAATCAGTTACAGAGCTTCTACCCTGGGATTTTATTGATACGGGGATAAGCAAGGAAAGTTTGTTGCTAGAATTCAATAAATCTATTGCCATATGATGAGTTAAGAGATATAATTATTTGAGAAAAAGCCGAATTTCCGAGATTTTCGATAAATTGCGGAGAAAATATGAATAAAAAAATGGATCGTTTTTCATTAGGTTCGCGCACTATAAAGCAAAAGCTGATAGTCGCTTTTCAGCTTATGTCTATTTTACCGCTTTTAGTTTGCGCATATCTAGTTTCAAATTATATTTTACCTAAATTTGGATTTAAGATTGATATCGTTGTTTCCCTTGTTATTAGTGCGTTTGTAGCGATAATCGGCCTCTTGGTAATTAAAGAAATTTTTGATCGTCTTTCAGCGGTAACCTCAGAAGCCAAGGTTATCGCTGCAGGGGATATAAGCCATAAATTGGACGTGCAGAGCGGTGATGAAGTCGGGGAGTTGAGTAATGTATTAAATCAGCTTACCAACCGTATCCGTGGCAATATGGATGAACTTAAAGCTTATAGCGAGAAAACCAGTGAAATAAATTTGGAGATCCAGAAAAAAATATTTATTCTATCAAATTTATTGCAGGTAAGTTCACTCATCTCTCAAGGAGAAAAGTTTGATGATATACTGAAAATTGCAGTTGAAAAATCCAGGCTTTTAGCCAATTCAGAAACTGCATTTTTACTCCTTAAAGAGGAAAATAATAAGGAATTTTTTTACGTAAAGGCCGTCGATGGTGCAGGGGTTGATTATTTGATGACGGTAAATGTGGGGGTAAAAGAGGATTTGTATAATAAGGTTTTTAATCAAAATAAGCTTCTGATTCTGGATAAGCAGAATCTTTTAGATAACGCGCTTGCCGCTGAATTTTTTGCTAAATTCCAGGTGAAAAATTGTTTGTCTATGCCCATATTCTTAAGGGGAAAGGTTAAGGGCGCGTTGGGAATTGTCAATAGCCGGGATAACTTTTTGTATTCTAAGGAGGATATTGAGCTCTTGGATATATTTTCAAAACAAATAGCTATTGCCATTGAAAATGATATATTAGCCCATCGTATCGAAAAAATGGAAACTAAGGATATCCTTACGGGGCTTTATAATCAGAATTTTATTACTAGTCGCCTACAGGAAGAAATCCGCAGGGCAATTGTCTACCAACGCCCTTGCGCGTTTGTTGTTTTTGATATTGATAATTTTAAAAGTTACCGTGAGAAATTTGGGCTAATTAGTGCGGAAGTGGCCTTAAAGAAGATTGCTGTTTTGGTAAACGCATCTATTACTGAAGTTGACCGAGCAGGTAGGACTGGCGATGATGAATTTTCTTTAATTCTACCTGAGAGAAATAAGCGTCAGGCCCATGAGGTAGCAGAAGAGATACGTAAAAAAATCCAGGTTACTTTTTCTTCAGACCAGGATAGCTCAAAAAGCATTACTTTAAGCGGTGGAGTTGCTGAGAATCCTCTTGATGGAGTTGCCGCCGAACAGCTGATTAATAAGGCCAGGGAGCTATTAAAAAAAGCCAAAGCAGATGGTAAAAACAAGGTAGTAGCTTTTTAAGTGGAGAGTTAAAAAGTGATAAGAAGAATTAATAATAAACAATTAGGGGAGCTTCTACTTGACCGGGGGATTATTAGCCAGCTTCAATTGGACCAGGCTTTAGGTGTTCAGCGGGATAAAGGTGGATTAATCGGTGAAATTTTAGTGGAATTAGGATTTGTTAAAGAGGATGATATTGCGCAGTCATTAACTGCCCAATACGGTTTTCCTTACCTTCCTTTAGGCAGTTATGATGTGAATGTGGATATTACCAGTATTATTCCTGGTAGAGTCGCCCGGCAATATTTGCTTGTGCCGATAGATAAAATCGGCAATAATTTAACCTTAGCCATGTCTAATCCCTTAAATGTCCAGGCTATTGAAGATGTGGAGTTACTCAGTGGGTGTAGTGTACAGACCTTTGTTTCTACTTCCTCCGATATTAAAAAAGCAATTGAGAAATATTATAAGGATATCGAATAATTAGATTATTTAAATATTGAAGCGTTGACAGCTGAATATTTATGTTATCCCTTAAAGAACGGCTCACCGAAATATTAATAAATAATAAACTTATTAGCGTTGATCAACTCAAACAGTCTCTTAGCGTTCAGGCTACTAAAGGAGGCAAGCTCAGCGATATTATCGTAGAGCTTAAGTTTGTTAAGGGGGGCGAGTTAATTACCGCTTTAAGCGAAGGTTTAGGTTTGCCTTTAATCGATTTAAAACGTTTCAAGATTGACCTGGATATCGTAAAAATAATCTCAGCTGATATTGCCCGCCATTATCAAATTATTCCCATATCTAAAATGGGAGATACCATTACTTTGGCAATGGCTGATCCGTTGAATATATTTGCTATTGACCATGTGCAGGCGCTCACCGGTTTTAAAATAAATCCTATAATTTCTTCGGCTCAGGATATCAACCAAGCTATTGAATTATCTTACCCGGATACTAGCAAAGGTATTATCGATGATTTAGTTAAGGAGATGACTGTCTCTTCTATTGAATTAATTAAAGAGGAAAGAGAGGTGCTCCCTAGTGGCCAGGAGTTGGGGCGTATTAGTCATGAGGCCCCGGTAATAAAGGTAGTGAATATGATTTTAGAGGAATCGATAAAAAAGAAAGCTTCTGATATTTTGATTGAGCCATTTGATAAAAAATTACGTATACGTTTTCGCATTGACGGGATCTTGCAGGAGCAAAAAACACCTCCCAGAAATATGCATGCTTCAATCGTATCCCGTATTAAAGTTATGTCTGAACTGGATATCGCTGAACACCGTATTCCCCAGGATGGGCGTTTTAAAATAAAGGTACTTAATCGCCAGATAGATTTTCGTGTTTCTATCCTACCGACTAGCTATGGGGAAAAAGTTGCTTTGCGTATACTGGACAAATCACAGGTAAATCTGGATATGAAAAAATTAGGTTTTAGTGATTATGCATTGGAAGTTTTGCATAAAGTATCCTTGCTTCCCCATGGCATGATCTTGGTTTGTGGCCCGACAGGAAGCGGCAAAACCACAACGCTTTATGCGGTATTAAAATCCGTAGACAGTCCGGATAAGAATATTGTTACCGTGGAAGATCCGGTTGAATTCCAACTGGAAGGTATAAACCAGGTGACTGCTAAGCCGGAAATCGGCCTTAGCTTTGCTGTAGCCCTGCGTTCGATTCTGCGCCAGGATCCCAATATTATTATGATCGGAGAGATACGTGATTATGAAACTGTAGATATTGCAATTAAAAGTGCTCTTACTGGCCACCTTGTTCTCTCTACTTTACACACCACTACAGCTGCGGGTGCTGTAGTGCGTTTAGTGAATATGGGAGTTGAACCATATTTAATTAACTCTTCTTTGGTTTGCGTTATGGCTCAGCGCCTGGTGCGTAAAATATGCTCTTATTGTAAGGAAATGTATATTCTTAAGGATGAGGTTGCTGAAAGCTTAAAATTAGATAAATCCAAAGTGGGTAAATTGCGATTATATAAAGGAAAGGGCTGCCAGCATTGTTTTAATACTGGATATTCTGGAAGAACTGTAATTGCTGAGGCTTTACAGATTAGTCCGAAGATCCGGGAGCTGATTTTGAATGGTTCACAGGAACAGTTTATTAAGCATCAGGCGCGCCTTGAGGGAATGAAAACTTTACGTGAGGATGGGATTATGGCTGCTTTAAATGGCCAAACTACAATTGAAGAAGTTTTACGTGTAACTTCACCGGACGAATAGCAATAAATGCATTCATTAAAAGAAAATATAATCGAAATACTTTTAAAGAGCCGCCACATAACTAAAGAGCAATTGGAACGTGCTTTAATCTTGCAGAAAGAGAAAGGGATGCCTTTAAGAAAGGTTTTGGTCGAAGAAGGAATCATTGCGGAAGAGCTCCTACTTTCTTTGTTTTCAGAACAGCTTTATTTGCCTACTTTACGTTTAGCAAGATTTAGGTTTGATACCGAAATCGTTAATTTAATTCCTGAGCAGATGGCCAAGCTTTATAATACCGTTGCTTTATCCAAAATCGGCAATACCCTTACTGTGGCCATGTCTGATCCGTTAAATATTTTTGCCTTAGATGATATAAGTAATTTTACCGGTAGCAACATTGATATCGTTTTGAGCCCTGAAGATGAGATTACCCGAGCTATTGACAGCCAATATCATAAAGAAGTTAGGGATATGCAGAATATCCTTGATGAATCAACATTGAGCCGCGCAGGAGACGCAGATAAGAGTTTAGAGCTACTTAAGACCGACACGATAGAATTATCTAATGCCCTCCAAGATAGCCAAAAGGCTCCGATTGTACAGTTAGTTGATATCATATTGGCTCAGGCCTTAAAGAGAAGGGCTTCGGATATACATATTGAACCTGAAGTCGATTGTTTACGTATTAGATACCGTGTAGATGGATCCCTTATTGATGTTTTAAAAGTTCCCAAGGTTAATCAAAATGCGATTTTAGCCAGGCTTAAAATTATTTCTAATTTGGATATTACCGAAAATCGTATTCCTCAGGATGGCAGGTTTAAGGTAAAAGCGGAGGGCAGAGAAATAGATTTTCGAGTCTCTAGCCTTCCTACAACTTTTGGCCAAAAGTTTGTTTTACGCGCTTTAGACAAGGGTAATTTATCCATCGGTTTAGATAAGTTAGGTTTTTCTGAGCAACCTGCAACTAATTTTAAGAAAGCAATAGCAAAACCCTTTGGAATGATGTTAGTTACCGGGCCTACTGGTTCAGGTAAATCCACTACGCTTTATTCTGTTTTGAATCAATTAAATACTCTGGACAGGAACATTGTTACTATCGAAGATCCAGTAGAATACCAGGTTGAAGGGATTACCCAGATGCAGGTTAAGCCGGATATTGGTTTAGATTTTGCTTCAGGGCTGCGTTCTATTTTACGGCAGAGCCCGGATGTAATTATGATCGGTGAAATTAGGGATGCCGAAACAGCCGACATTGCTATTAAAGCCGCCTTAACTGGGCAACTAGTGCTTTCTACTTTACACACCAATGATGCAATTTCAAGCATTACCCGTCTTATTGATATGGGAGTTGAACCATTTTTAGTAGCTTCTAGTATAATTATGTTATGTGCGCAGCGCTTGGCACGTAGAATTTGTCTTAAATGCCGCAAACCGATACAAATTCCTGAAGATTTTCTGAAGAAGATAGGCTTTAATGATAAGGCTATTTTTTATGAGGCCGGAGGTTGTAAATATTGCAATAATACA includes the following:
- a CDS encoding TIGR03960 family B12-binding radical SAM protein, which produces MIEDLLTNVHRPGQYMGREWNVSKKDFDSSFMSFALGFPDLYEVGMSNLGLRIIYGVLNNIDDVVCERFFAPEADMEASLRARSQRLFSLESNQELINFDMFGFSLGSELNYTNVLNILELAGLPLQSSLRDNRFPLVIGGGPTTLNPEPIADFFDLFIIGEAEEAILELLTSYRNLRKDYKSGRLSKENLLIEFSKIEGVYAPSLYSVDYNAAGQLVAFYPKLANVPGKIKKRVVADFESSYYPCNWIVPNVALIHDRITLEIMRGCPNRCRFCQARSQYYPLRIKSKEKLVSLANLAYASTGYEELSLAGLSVSDYPDLENLVSDLTKTFKEQGVNLSLPSLKAKALLGNVSTLIAKIKKTGLTFAPEAGTQRLRQSLAKDFSEEEFFKAIEAAYKCGYQHLKLYFLIGLPTETQADLQGIIDFAKEASELKRRINTSPAQINISVNPLIPKPHTPLQWLKMDSITQIKEKQDYLRSHCKNRRLKFSFHNSQMGFLEGVLSRGDRRLSKVILAAYRKGAKFDAWSNYFLFSKWLEAFSEEGIDPQAYLDDKSVTELLPWDFIDTGISKESLLLEFNKSIAI
- the rodA gene encoding rod shape-determining protein RodA → MKNSFFRILTFALIISLLGVLSIYSSTYQKQGVWQDIYMRQLLWLVIGLVCFFLVCGFNYRKLWDANYLIYGGALFFLFLVFILGIIRLGAQRWLRFAWFNFQPSEFAKLAIIIFLARYFSRKSVDDTSLMSGKFGIFQGIILPFIFVAVPMLLIIEQPDLGSGIMLMLVFVCLLYLTNVRLRYIFIFLILLVLPLPFLWNFLHDYQKQRLLVFLNPNIDPLGAGYTIIQSRIAIGSGGFFGRGWLSGTQSQLYFLPESHTDFIFATFSEQWGFLGSLLLICLYYLIIRQGFVIAQRTQDAFGRLLAYGISLLLALQVFINIAMNMGLAPVVGLPLPLMSYGGSSIVVTFIALGVLVNIDRTRNVF
- a CDS encoding rod shape-determining protein, which produces MGSLSQQLKRAVNYVLGLFSNDMGIDLGTATTLVFVKGEGVVLCEPSVVAIERGTSHVLAVGDEAKRMLGRTPGNIIAIRPMKDGVISDFEITEAMLRYFIKKVHHRKVLVRPRIVIAIPSGITEVEKRAVKDSAERAGAREVFLIEEPIAAAIGVGLPIQEPVGNMIIDIGGGTTELAVISLAGTVFSKSIRIGGDEMNEAIIEYLKKTYNLMIGERSAEDIKIKIGSAYPLEEEMSMEVKGRDLVAGLPKTVTITSEEIRESLQEPLRAILEVTKVSLERTPPELAADLIDHGIVMAGGGSLLRGLDKLISEETGLPVHITDDPITAVANGTGIVLSEIQYLKKVTVSVKTEVRN
- the mrdA gene encoding penicillin-binding protein 2 yields the protein MGRKGILNLIIIFLFGVLMVGLLNLDVLQGAKFRMLSDNNSIRLIPQPGARGNILDRNGQVIVDNKISYDVMILPQELDHVDYVLTRLSHILSIEAAQLKAAFKKNFISSSVPVTVTSNIDLKKAILLGEYRAEEPSIIITTRPLRHYPYGALASHVLGYVNQIDRWRLTKLEDYGYKTKDIVGFGGVEERYDYYLRQEEGGLSVEVNHRGKVTRVLGFQSPSNGKDIELTIDLKIQKIVEDCLDEKKGSVILMDPLNGQILAMASYPNFNPAVFVNNRSSLIAGLFNNPDAPLINRAISSSYPPASIFKVVVSSAALELKKINTTTSFFCQGSTMVGTRKFSCWETHGEQNVFQAIAHSCDVFFYKSGLLCGAQNIHDYALKLGLAKITGLELPYETSGFIPSPLWRKINKFQSWFDGDTANFAIGQGDCLVTPLQVTNMMAAFANGGFLTSPYIVKAIGGLDFSAKKKKLMLVNFKKSTFNIVNNGLARVVSDAKGTGNVLSTLPVRVAGKTGTAQVLRKTTHAWFAGYFPVEKPKFVICVFLENGGPGYAASVIAKQIIEEMNNQGLI
- the mreC gene encoding rod shape-determining protein MreC produces the protein MLLAPGVKPAIDSRLNVFKLSRKTLISFILIASCLFLISNTLSCFKNSIQGVFTPGLSFVGLLKHELSGIIFYHRNMIQAENLNAQVGALRWQLSNLQELNQENARLKGLLNFKQKSPLRLVAARVIARSLEAWSCSVIIDKGKNNRIRPGMAVIDLQGLVGRVVESLDNASKVLLINDSSQGISSIVQRSRQEGLVSGTLGSNLIMRYLPEDAQITVGDLVITSDLSQIYPKGLVIGKVINIGSDFSGLNRFAVVKPAVELANIEEVFVIIP
- the mreD gene encoding rod shape-determining protein MreD gives rise to the protein MKKWFFLLVIIALVSLQLTWPVFLSFFNCKPDFLLVLVVALVFYLDFKIALVFALLTGLTKDAFLPGFFAVNTILFCIWSYLVHLLSRQISTENGYVRVAIVLIAALLNNIISGLQIINSGLIIPPAIFLRNLIISSTYTATVSPLIFKFTKKIVS